A genomic segment from Aegilops tauschii subsp. strangulata cultivar AL8/78 chromosome 1, Aet v6.0, whole genome shotgun sequence encodes:
- the LOC109743596 gene encoding auxin response factor 15: MAGIDLNTVEEDEEESSAELLLAGSGGGGDCSSQSQSHSHSHSHSQTHSGHGQASSSVAAATPPRPSAVCLELWHACAGPVAPMPRKGGVVVYLPQGHLDHLGDAPAPSPAAVPPHVFCRVVDVTLHADASTDEVYAQLSLLPENEEVVRRMREATEDGSGGEDGETVKQRFARMPHMFCKTLTASDTSTHGGFSVPRRAAEDCFPPLDYSQQRPSQELVAKDLHGTEWKFRHIYRGQPRRHLLTTGWSAFVNKKKLVSGDAVLFLRGDDGELRLGVRRAVQLKNGSAFPALYSQCSNLGTLANVAHAVATKSMFQIFYNPRLSQSEFIVPYWKFTKSFSQPFSVGLRFKMRYESEDAAERRYTGIITGTGDADPMWRGSKWKCLLVRWDDDGEFRRPNRVSPWEIELTSSASGSHLAAPTSKRMKPYLPHANPEFTVPHGGGRPDFAESAQLRKVLQGQELLGYRTHDGTAVATSQPCEARNLQYIDERGCSNNVSNNVLGGVPSHGVRTPLGIPYHCSGFGESQRFQKVLQGQEVFRPYRGSLVDARMRNGGFQQQDGPYASGLLDKWRAQQQHAFGFGPPAPVLPSQPSLSPPSVLMFQQADPKVSRFEFGHGHLDKNVDDPYARFVSAEGIGRGEQTLSLRPHLGSEVIDSRVAVENKGVAPTNSCKIFGISLAEKVRARDEMGCDDGGANYPSPTQPLKQQVPKSLGNSCATVHEQRPVVGRAIDVQQWI, encoded by the exons ATGGCGGGGATCGACCTCAACAccgtggaggaggacgaggaggagtcCTCCGCGGAGCTGCTGCTCGCTGGGAGCGGTGGCGGCGGGGACTGCTCCTCCCAGTCGCAGTCCCACTCCCACTCCCACTCCCACTCGCAGACCCACTCCGGCCACGGCCAGGCGAGCTCGTCCGTGGCGGCCGCGACGCCGCCGAGGCCCAGCGCGGTGTGCCTCGAGCTGTGGCACGCCTGCGCGGGGCCCGTGGCGCCCATGCCGCGCAAGGGCGGCGTCGTCGTCTACCTCCCGCAGGGCCACCTCGACCACCTCGGCGACGCGCCcgcgccgtcgcccgccgccgtGCCGCCCCACGTCTTCTGCCGCGTCGTCGACGTCACGCTCCAC GCGGACGCGTCCACGGACGAGGTGTACGCGCAGCTCTCGCTGCTCCCCGAGAACGAG GAGGTGGTCCGGCGGATGCGCGAGGCCACGGAGGACGGGagcggcggcgaggacggcgagaCCGTCAAGCAGCGCTTCGCGAGGATGCCGCACATGTTCTGCAAGACGCTCACCGCCTCTGACACCAGCACCCACGGCGGCTTCTCCGTTCCGCGCCGCGCCGCCGAGGACTGCTTCCCCCCTCTG GACTACAGCCAGCAGCGGCCGTCTCAGGAGCTGGTCGCCAAGGATTTGCACGGCACCGAGTGGAAGTTCCGCCACATCTATCGAG GCCAGCCGCGCCGGCACCTTCTAACCACCGGATGGAGTGCGTTTGTCAACAAGAAGAAGCTTGTCTCCGGGGACGCTGTACTGTTTCTGCG GGGCGACGATGGGGAGCTTAGGCTGGGAGTACGCCGCGCGGTTCAGCTGAAAAATGGATCTGCTTTTCCGGCGCTTTATAGCCAATGCTCGAATCTTGGTACACTAGCTAATGTTGCTCATGCTGTGGCTACAAAGAGCATGTTCCAGATCTTCTATAACCCCAG GTTAAGTCAATCTGAATTCATCGTACCCTACTGGAAGTTCACCAAAAGCTTTAGCCAACCATTTTCTGTTGGATTGAGGTTCAAAATGAGATATGAAAGTGAGGATGCTGCTGAAAGAAG GTACACAGGGATAATTACTGGAACTGGTGATGCAGACCCTATGTGGCGTGGTTCAAAGTGGAAATGCCTGCTG GTAAGGTGGGATGATGATGGTGAATTTCGTCGACCAAACAGGGTATCTCCTTGGGAGATTGAGCTGACCAGTTCAGCTTCAGGATCCCATCTGGCCGCACCAACTTCAAAGCGGATGAAGCCATACCTTCCCCATGCTAATCCGGAATTCACAGTTCCAC ATGGAGGTGGTCGCCCTGATTTTGCTGAGTCTGCACAACTCCGCAAGGTCTTGCAAGGTCAAGAATTATTGGGTTATAGAACTCATGATGGTACTGCTGTTGCTACTTCACAGCCATGTGAAGCAAGAAACTTGCAGTACATCGATGAACGAGGTTGCTCTAACAATGTGAGTAACAATGTCCTAGGGGGAGTCCCAAGCCATGGTGTGAGAACACCACTTGGAATTCCCTACCATTGCTCTGGCTTTGGGGAGTCTCAGAGATTCCAAAAGGTCTTGCAAGGTCAAGAAGTTTTCCGTCCGTACCGAGGAAGTCTGGTTGATGCGCGCATGAGAAATGGCGGCTTTCAACAACAAGATGGTCCTTATGCATCTGGTCTGTTGGATAAATGGCGCGCTCAACAACAGCATGCATTCGGTTTCGGGCCACCAGCACCAGTTCTACCGTCTCAGCCATCGTTATCACCACCTTCTGTGCTGATGTTTCAGCAGGCTGATCCAAAGGTCTCTCGATTCGAGTTTGGGCATGGGCACTTGGATAAGAACGTCGATGATCCGTATGCTAGGTTTGTCTCCGCTGAAGGCATTGGAAGGGGAGAGCAAACATTGTCGCTCCGGCCTCATCTTGGTTCAGAAGTGATTGATAGCCGTGTTGCAGTTGAGAACAAGGGTGTTGCACCTACCAACAGTTGCAAGATATTTGGCATTTCTCTGGCTGAAAAGGTTCGGGCAAGGGATGAGATGGGTTGCGATGATGGTGGTGCCAACTATCCATCTCCAACGCAACCCTTGAAGCAGCAAGTGCCGAAATCCCTCGGCAACAGTTGTGCCACT GTTCATGAGCAGAGGCCTGTTGTCGGCAGGGCGATCGACGTCCAACAATGGATATGA